CCTGGCTATATGGTCCTTTTGTGCCACGCACACCAGCATCAATACCGGTGCTCTCCTTGACGTATCCTTCACCGGGGCAGATCGACTATGTTTGTCTCGCCCTCATGGTACCGGTATCTCTCTGCCCATGCCTGTTGGGTCAGTACTGTGTGTGCCCTGGCTTCAACACCATCGGTACCGAAGGTACAGATGGAGCCAGAGAACGTTTCCAGCTTGATCTGGGCTCGCTATGTGGACTCACAGACCTCTTCTTACCAGTCTTTCATGAGTGCGTAAATTCCTTAAGATCACCTGCCTTCGACATAGAAGGTTGCGGTGATCCTTCACTCCAGGACTTCAGAGATTGAAGGACTGATTCTACGAGCAGGAGTTTTAGCCTTAACTCTGTCCTTTCTAGACCTGGGTTTTAGCTGCTGGCACCAGCCACACTTTTGTGGATTGTGCTTTTCCCCAAGGCAGCGAACACACTGCAAGTGTCTGTCCATTACCGGGACGGAGTCTTTAAAGCTCAGACGCTTTTTGAAGCCTAGGGAGCCAGGCACACCTTTGTCCAGGGGGATTTCCGCCCCACCCAGGTTGGCAGGAGGCATAgttttctttcctcccctcccccccccccttttcctttttttggcaTGGCCagctaaaacaaatattaaaagaaaggGGCTTCAAGAAACAAAGAAATTTGCAAAACTATCAGGAGTTAATTTGTGAACAGACACCTCTAAGCTGGTCTCTAGCTTAGGGccattgagaaggaactgaggaagaaATGCCCATGCATGCTGACTAGCTACAAGGCAGGCTGGGAGCCACACATGCACAGACGGGACAAACTGTTATTGAAATTCTCTGATCAGCAGTGCAAGGGCACATGCAcgcctacagtggagcacccagagggacacCACTCAAAGAAGTTGTTAAATGCTTCTGCAATGTCCATGCCTATTATTAAACACACACAGGGACTGGCGGCAGGGGAATTGCGTGGCAGTTGTTTCTCCTGTGCATGTGCCAATTACCCACCACAGCCCTGTTAGCACAAAGGGGAAGAAATCAATAAGAAGTCATTCTTTCAAGGCCGTTTCTATTTCTAGAGTGCCAAATCATTCTCTAGGCTTCAGGGAAGCAAAGAGCCAAAAGTCATCATGCAGTTCCAACAGGAAGAACCATGCAAGCTTCCAAGGAAGCTGAAGAGATAAGCCCACCCCAGGGGTTTTCTACCAAAAACGACCAGATGGCTGGGCCTTACCTGGTGTGAGATTCAGAACATCAGGGCTGGAGAAGTGTGAAGGCTGATGTTCTACCAGTTCAAACATTGGCAGAACTCCTTTTAGCAGGGACAGCTGTGGAGTGAACACAGAAGCCAGCCTGTTAGCACAAACACATCACCAATCAAGGGTAGTAGTGACAGCCTCTTCACTCAGGAGCTGGAAGAAACGTGAAGAATCTGACAAAGTCTGACTAATATGTTCCTCTTCTCTACCTTTAAACCCCTGCCTTTTCTGGAAGGGAGCATTCAGCTAGCTGGTTTCTATCACTCGACAGCAAGGGATGGCAAAGAGGATCTATAATTCCTTTGGCCTTCCTCCCAGTTGGTAAGGAAAGGTCCTGGAAGAGCAGTACAGCAGAGTACTTATTTTAAAGGGAATTCATGGATAGAGATTTCTGGTGTGAAGATTGAGAGCAGAATACACACAAGCACCAAGAAGAGGAACTAGAGCCTCACAGCATCCAGAGCAAATAGTAGGGCTTGTCTTGGGAAATACTGAAGACATCATCAGGGAGTTATTTGTTCTTCAAGCTAAATGAGTTATTAGTTCTGAGGGTTCAGCTTCTAAGCCCCAAACTAACTAAACCACAGCTTAACTGTATCTCTACCACCTGGGACTGTCAAAGCCACCAGATCTCAAATTAGGTAAGGATGGGGCATGGTTACTGTACAGACCTGAGACTCCCATCTACCCCCTTCCCCACATACGTCCAAGGAATAAACCAAGGGTGTTCCTTGTGTTCCACAGAGATCCCACAGTGCCCTGTTTTAGCAGGGGTGTTAGCCTCATTGTCCGACATTTCCAAGCTGGGTAATTCTGTTTTGCTCACCCCAAATTCCTTATGCAGTTTCAGAAGGTTGTGGTGCACTTCAATTCCTTTTCTCATTGCTACTTTGataaactgctgctgtggggactgactgaggagaccAGGAGTCTTTCCCAGTCTCTGGCAGACTTCCTGTGATGCCCTGGGCAAGTTACGAATCTCACTCACAGACCTGCCTAATTTTTCTAAAAGTGATTATAACTTTTTGAAGTGATAACTCCTATTTTCAACCTTGCAGAGCTTCACACATTAATGGTTGTAAGGGTGCTTAGAGATCATAACTGAGCTAGTCCCCCCACACTGGTCAGACGGTGCCAATCTGCTGGCCTTCAAGGCAAGGCATAGAAGATCACCTCTCAGGCGTTTGCTAGTTAAATGTGGGGGACTGAattttttggttttaattattAAACTAGTTGTGTACTCTTTAAAAGGTTGTCACCCTGCAGAGTGTGCTGGATGCATTTGCAGAAGTTAGAAAATAATGTAGACAATGCCCTTTACCAGTGACATGGCTGAACACAAACCTTTTTGATTTCCTGGCACCAGTCATTAAAGTCTTCCTCTGTGTTGCAGAAAAAGCCCTAAAAAGAAATGTTGTACAATCTTTATTAgcttataataaaaacaaaatttgtgGATAGTGTCTATCAAAGCCTCACAGAGTAATGCGAAGCAATTATATGAAATATACATTCTGAACGTCAGCTATgccaataaaaatgtttgtttttcatgtAGTGACAGAGCCAAAAATTTGAGAATGTTTTTTGTAGTTCAAGCTACCTGACTTTAAACTGCAATTCAGATGTAGCAAAACTGGCTACTTCTCATTGACTTACTCAGGCCAGTCTCTTCCAATGCTGGAAACACTGACTATGGTCTCAAGTGGGGCACATGACTTGtatggagaggctgagggaacggggcttatttagtctccagaagagaagactgagggggaatttgatagcagccttcaactacctgaaaggggtgttccaaagaggatggaggtaggctgttctcagtggtggcagtgacagaacaaggagcaatggtctcaagttgcagtggggaaggtctaggttggatattaggaaaaactatttcactaggagggtggtgaaacctccttccttagaggtttttaaggcccggcttgaaaaagccctggctgggatgatcctgctttgagcagggggttgaactagatgacctcctgaggtctcttccaaccgtaaTCTTCTATGATGGAAGTGATATGGGGACAGAGCCAGCTCAATTGGACACAGTTCAGATATTTCAAATCTGAAAACAGAGTGTCACAACTGCACGTGGGTccagaggtgccaactttccaatggttctgcccccactccaccccttcccacaagcccccccccccttcccatccccgctccaccctgcctcttctctccTCTGAGCATGCCCCACCCttgcttctcttcctccccccagcatttcctgcatgccacagaacagctgaactGCAGTGGCAGGAGgtgccgggagggagggggaggtgccgATCAGCGGGGCTGCTGGCGGGCGGGCGGCACAGGAGCTGATGAGAGGAACACCCacgaagtcggcgcctatgcttgGGTCATCTACTTCACCATAAGGCAGGATGAAAATCCAGACTGCAATTCAGAGATGGCAGAACCTAGGAGTTATTAGGCTTCTGTCAGAAAGGCAATTGTAAGTACAACTGCATGAAGATAAAGTCAGGGGTACAGAAGAGGCAACTTTTCTCTAGGTACCCTTTACTATACCCTTGGGCTGGAGTGAATGCTGGGACTGTTATGATCtccataagaacacaagaacggccatactgggtcagaccaaaggtccatcaagcccagtatccagtcctctgacagtggccaatggcaggttccccaaaaggaatgaacagacaggttattatcaagtgatccatgccttgTCACcaaatcccagcttctggaaatcagaggctagggacaccattcccgcccatcctggctaatagccatcgatggacctatcttccatgaatctatcatgaagctcccttttgaaccccgttaatACTACtgaccttcacaacaccctctggcaaggagttccagaagttgacagtgtgttgtgtgaaaaaatacttttttgtgtttggtttaaaccagctaccttttaatttcatttggtggccccttgttcttgtattatgaggagtaaataacactttttcttatttactttctctataccatttatgattttataacctctatcatatcctgccttagttgcctcttttccaagctgaaaagtcccagtcttatcaatctctcctcatacggaaaccgttctatacccctaatgatttttgttgcccttttctgaatcttttccaatcccaattatatcttttttgagctggggcgaccacatctgcacacagtattcaaggtgtgggcgtaccatggatttatatagaggcaatatattttctctcttatctatccctttctcgACTATTCCcaatattgtttgcttttttgactaccgctgcacattgagtggatgatttcagagaactatccacaatgactccaagatctctttcttgagtggtaacagctaatttagaccccatcattgtatatgtatagttaggattatgttttccaatgtgcattacttcgcatttatcaacattaaatttcatctgccattttgttgcccagtcacccaattttgcaagatccttttgtagctcttcgctgtctgcctgggacttaactgtcttgagtagtgttggatcatctgcaaattttgccacctcactgtttacccctttttccagattgtttatgaatatgttaaataggactggacccagtacagatccctggggggcaccactatttacccctctccattctgaaaactgaccatttattcctaccctttgtttcctatctttcaaccagttaccaatccatgagagaaccttccctctttatcccatgactgcttattttgcttaatagcctttggtaagggaccttgtctaAGGCTtgctgaaaatctaaatacactatatccactggatctcctttgtctgcatgcttattgaccccctcaaagaattctagtagattgatgaggcacgatttccctttacaaaaaccatgttgactattccccagtAGTTGCTGGGGTCAcccctggagccctttttaaaaattggagtcacattagctatcctccagttatctggtacagaagtggatttaaatgataggttacagatgacagttagtagtcctgcaatttcacattggaattccttcagaactcttgggtggatACCATCCGGTCCTGgagatttattactgtttagtttatcaatttgttccaaaacctcctctaatgatacctcagtctgggacagtgcctcagatctgtcacccaaaaagaatggctcaggtttgggaatctccctcacatcctcaacagtgaagaccgatgcaaagaattcatttagtttctccacaatggccttatcaatGCATTCACTTTATTTCAGAGTTGCCTGTAGCACTTGCCACACTGCATGACAGACCCTTAGCAATTAGTCACTGTGTAGATGTAGCAGTGTAAGGGAGTTTTCCCCACTACTGAATTGTTTCATGCAGGAGAGTTGTTTTTGACCAAAGTTATAACTTAAGGCAGGGTATCAAAGCGTTTGCCAATAGGACTGGCAAGTAAATAGCATCTGCAGACTTGTAGGGAGAGGAAACAGCCAGAAAAGAAGGGAAGGCTGAAAAAGACTGTTCCAGCTGCTAACAGTGGCACAACTGCAAAGACAGGGTCAAGCTCTCAACAGCTGGGACAGAAATAAGTCACAGGTACACACCACTGCGATGGATGGGTCGAGTTCAGCAATGCTCATTCGGCAGGGCGGGTGCTGGCAGTGGAAGCTCTCATCAGGGATACAGCTGTTATCACTGGGTTCCACTGCAGGCTGTGTAGTGTGGGGGTCCAAGTAAATTAGCTCCTCACCTGGACAAATAGAGGAGAAATTAACAGGGTATGTCACACCAGATGAGCACCTTGTGCATGAGTGAGTGAgtgcgtgtgtgcatgcatgcatgccaCTAACACAGCCTTTGTCCTTTCATAATCGGCTCATGATTTGGAGaacagaaggaagaggaaaacagaCAGGTGCTCACAAACgaaaagggggaggagagggtaaACATGTTACACAAAACCCATGAAGGGAAGTCAGCTCTGGATCTAGGACAAGGTCAGACAGAGCGACCCATCTGCTACAATTTAATTCTACGTAAGGAATGTTACACAAACCCTAAAGTGCTATTCCTTGTGGAAGAGAGCTTATACCCATGGCTGCAGTCACCCCTAGATCCTCGCTCACAAGGAGGCTTATCTCACAGCACCCTCAAGCTGTTCTAAAGTAAAGGGGGAACACCACTCTGGGGAAGGTGAGGGCAAGTTTGGGAGGGCTGCATTGCTCTGCAGTCATTCCCCTATCTGTGGGCAGACATCAAGACAGATTGGACACCTCCCTAACATGGCACAAAGCTAGGCTGGTTAGTCACTCACCTACATAGCCAATGAAGTAATGAGCACTGTTGGGTTTCCCTCCAATCACTCCCAGGGACTGAGGCATCATGAAACAGTGCTGGAAAGCAAGACTGAACATGAGcagctggcaggcagcagcaaCTAGAGCAAGTGATCAGAAATCAAACTCAAAGGCAATCACTGTGATACTGGCACATGCTGGGCTTCTGAACCGTGAGCAAGTCCAGCAGCAGAAGCAACGGTTTATGGTAGAAGGTCTCTGCCAAGAGGGAAGGATGCTGCAACATGTAAACTTCAAGGGAAAGAGGCTCAGAGAAGCCTTAGAGCCCTGGGGGAGAAGTAGACCAAGAaaaaggggcaggaggaggaaggagaagagatgAAACTCCGGACATTGCATGGTGCAATCTGCACTATAGTCACAAATTCCACAAGCAACTGAGCAAAACCCTCACTCCACGAAGTCAatgacagaactcccattgacttcaatagggtcaggattttaccctaaATCATTTGTCAATGGATCTGCAATAGCACTCCCAAGGGAATTACATTGTTCTGAATGTTCTTGGGAAATGGATGAGAGAATTTAGCATCCATGTTGCTGAATCCAAGCACAATTCAGACCATGTATCCACCCTAAATTCAGAGTGCCCATACTCATACAGCTGAGGGACTGACACCATTGTTAGAGCAAGATACTGTGCAACCTTCTTCACAAAGTCAACGTGTGCCCCTCAGAATCTGATCTCTGCCAGCCTCGGCTGCTCCAAAGGCTGGTCTGGAATCCCAGAATTCTGCTCACCTAAATTTGATTTGCAGCACACACAGCTCTGACTTGCCAAATGTGGACTTGCAGCACATAGCACTTAAAGCTCAGGCTGCTGCCAAGCAGAGACTGGCAGTCATGCTGAATGCTCTAGTGGCTTGGGTTGGGTACAGACACAGGTAGGGACTGAGATTAGACCCTGGGTAAAATTCTCAGAAGCACCTAAATCTCTTTAAGAGTGACAACCACTTTGGCTCTTAAGTCACATTGATTGTCAAGGAGACTTAGGCACATAAACACCAATgtctctcttttcagagtaacagccgtgttagtctgtattcgcaaaaagaaaaggagtacttgtggcaccttagagactaaccaatttatttgagcataagctttcgtgagctacagcgaaagctcatgctcaaataaattggttagtctctaaggtgccacaagtactccttttctttttgcgaatgtctCTCTTGCAACTGGAACTTGGGCACCTGCGAACATTTTGCCCCAGAACCAGTTTTACACCTGACCTAATCAAGACTTATTCCTTGGTGCTCAGCAGTAAAACACCAGGAAGTCTGCTCATCCATGGCCATACCGAACAGCACTAATTCCCCTACCTTTAGTGTTTCAATATAAGCTTCATTGATATCCGTGAGCCCAAGGCGAAGAGGTATCAGCAGCACCAATGGTTTCCATAGCGACAACCTATCTGTAACCTCTGCTCCATCCGGGTACCCATTATAGAACAGGTCTGACTCTGCAGCGGGGAATGCTGCAGCACCAGCACACAAGAAATTGGACTTGCATAACCTTCCTACAGAAagggagcacacacacacacaagcagaaaTGGTTTCAGGAAAAGCATCAAACAGCTTCTAGTCCTTGATGAGTACTTCCCCTCCCTAATTCCCCCGCTCCCACCGCCTCAGTGCTCAACAGAAACTGCCATCTAATTTCTCAGAGCTACATGACACTTAAATAAGCAGCTGGTTTAAAGAGCAAGCGCTTTGCTTGAATTATATATTCACTCCAGAACCCTCTGGTAAAAACTTATTTTAGAAATACCGTACATCAAGCCTTTTACATCAAAGCACTTAGAACActcatggtatgtctacacatcaataaaacacccatggctggcttgtgttagctgacttgggcttggggtgcagggctATACAATTGTAGTGCAGATATccaggctggagccaggactccgggacCCCACGAGCAGGGAGGGTTCCAGAGCCccaacatctacattgcaattttagaGTCCCACagtctgagcccaagtcagctgacacaggccagccatgggtgttttattgctgtgtagacatacccacagggaTCACTTGGGGCACCATTAAAAAGCAGCCATCTTTAGGGTAGCAATGCAGGAACCAGCAACTGCCCTGTGCCAGCAACATTAAACAGTAcacttgtgaggagaggcagaACTATGCAATTCAAATCACAGGGAGAATTTAGGTAGAAAGAATGTAAGTGCTTGAGTTGTAATTTGGTCAGGACACTGGGGCTGAACACAGGAGGTCTTTATCTGTAATAAGATACAAACGGAGCACTAAATAGTCACACTAAGTCTTACAGGATCCATTGCGGTACTTAGTCTTCAAAGACAAAGAACACAGGATTTCTGGCAAGTATTCTTGCCAAGCTCAGGCAAGTCAGGTGAAAGGAGTCCAAGAGGCAATTCCAAGGGTATCCAAAAGTGTTGGGAGTGTTCAAAAATTCTGGAACCTCAGTTAACTAAGGTCccttaaaacaaaacacctgcatcAGCTATAATAAACCATGACAGTGTCTTTACAAGCAGCAGAGTTGTTTACGATAAGGGGTATTTCAAGAAAGCTTTCAGTTCTAATACCTTTTTTGGGTTGTCTGGTTCCACAAAATAGCTTCCAAGCAATCCCAAATTTTCCACTCCATGAGACCTCCCAGCTTGCACCATACCAGTGAGGATATTGACAAGTGGAGTCTGCCTAGGAGGGTAATGTGAGGGATACTAAAAACACAATGCATGCTGTGAAGTCAGGGATCATTCAGAAGCTACTTTAAGAGCCCTaaggggagtggaggagggaaaACATTATTATAATTGGGAGGCACATGTCAAGGTGACTTCATGTTTTAACAGTGACACTTAGCACAAACAGCTGTCCATTTAGAGTACTGTACAAATGCTGATACTCACAGCACACCTGTGAAGTGAGCACTgagtacccccattttacagatggggaaactgaggcagaaagttTAACCAGGTTGCTGAAGGCCACCCAGCAACTCAGTGACAAACAGATTTTCCCATTACCTGGGAGTTTCTGACCCCTACCCCCACTTACACCTCTCTAGGCCTTACCGCCTCACTTGCCAAGACTACCGCGCCATAGAaaactgtgtttttgtttgtttttttttatggtaAAGTGATGCAGAttaacaaatgcaaaacaaacagaaaaggtgGCCCAAACAAGAAGCTACAGCCATGTATGGCACAGCAGTGTGTAAGTACTTCCAGGCATCTTCAGTTCAAGCAGGACACTTGTTTGCCAGACCCTATACCCCAACTGGACCAAGAGAAGGTACTATAAGGACACGGCATTCACAATGCATAAATGCACTAGATGGAATGGAAGCATTTGGAGACACTTGTTTGCGTCATACTAGGGATATGAATGACTGGGCAGTACACCTTTTTGTTTGGGCTATTTGCAGACCCTTCTCTAAGGTACTTCTCCTATCTGAgtccatttattttttcactTGCCATCGCTGGGTTAGTGGACTGATCTGACCATCCTGTAAAACTTTTTGGATTTATTCCATATCCTCAGAAGCATTATTTGGTTTTCCTTCCAAGAATTTCCTGCCAGCAGTCTGAAAACCATGTCACTCTTATTGCAGCTATTTGCTCTGTTGCATTACAAATCACTACCTAGATGTAGTTATTTCCAACCATTCTGTGCTTTCATCCCATTTATAGATCTGAAATTCTTTATCTTTGATCTCATGTGCTCCTTATGTCCCAGCCTCCTTTAAACTGAAACTTCCTAACAGTGATTTAGGTTTAAGTGATTTACTCAGAGCATGTTCCAGTAATTTGACAATATGATTTTGCTGCCATGACATCTGCCAATTCTCTCTCACTAGTTTCACTCTCCTGGTTTCTTAATGTCTCTTTACAGCACACCACCACCCTGGTCTTTTTGATACAATGGACTAATTCAGAAAGGAAAATAGATGAATGCTTTTCACCATTCTAACAAAAGACATTTTCTATTCACTTTGGAAAGAATAGCTGTACAGTACAAATGTTAACTGCTAATTTCTACATTTGTGGAAAACACCATTAACTTCTGAATTGTGTCACTGTCTGCatatcttttaggtgtttgttATATAATAATCATATGAATAAATGCAGATCAACAGATTTATTTAACTGTCTTCAGATTGAAGTGACTGGGAATAGCATTTAATCATTAGCATTTCAAAAGCGTTTTACAAATTAGGGAATATATTGCTTCTATAAAGCATCAGCCCGACAGCCCTGCAGAATGAAGCCCAAACAACAGGCAGCAACAGTTACAGCTTCCCCATACCTTCTTAACAATGTCCCTCAATCCTAGCCTGAACACATTACCTCTAGAGAGGAAAGGTTAGTTCAGACTCTATGCCCATTCAGGCCCTGGCATAGCAAGCCACTTAAGGCACATAACTTCCATgtggctactcacatgcttaaagttaagcaggtgcttcaATACTTTGCTGAGTCAGGGCCTCAAATCCTTGGCGTTTCTGCAGAGACTGTTGAAGGACAGAGGTTTTTTGTAATATAAACACTTGCACTCTAGGGCCACAATGCCCTGACAGGCTGATCAATTTTAGCCACTACTGACCTACAGCTGGTCTGAACCAGTGATCTACAGGTGAAAGTTTCCAAGGCTGattaccagtgcttaatttgtaatgaaagaggtgccaggactcaagcaattttttttacatttataactgatgcagcaagcccaaaGGTGCCGGGACTATGAACTATCAAATTAAACACTGCTGATTACCAGTGTTGAGCCATCCAGTTCTTTCTGCCATCCCAGAAAGGAACAGCTAATCATTTCTCTCTAAAAGATCTCTATTAGCCAGTATTTCCTTCACTCTTTCCTTGCTCCCTCCCTGGCAAGGGATTTTCAATGcaattttgcttattttttcctccccctcaacaaatttgttcttgttttcttCCTGTTTGGTAGAGACACTGCAGCTCTCAATTCCAAGAGAAACAGACAGACAACCATTTACAAACAACATGGTcaccagggccggcccacaacgtTTTGGCACTTGAGGTGGGGCATTGAAATGACGCCCCCAttccccctcgcttgggccaaaactttggaAGGTCTCAGTTTTGCCtttttcctgttctactcctctcatggtac
This DNA window, taken from Caretta caretta isolate rCarCar2 chromosome 9, rCarCar1.hap1, whole genome shotgun sequence, encodes the following:
- the ATG4B gene encoding cysteine protease ATG4B isoform X5, whose amino-acid sequence is MDAGGTGPTSDTGWGCMLRCGQMIFAQALVCRHLGRDWRWVKGKRQTDNYFNILNAFIDKKDSYYSVHQIAQMGVGEGKSIGQWYGPNTVAQVLKKLATFDTWSSLAVHIAMDNTVVMEEIRRLCKSNFLCAGAAAFPAAESDLFYNGYPDGAEVTDRLSLWKPLVLLIPLRLGLTDINEAYIETLKHCFMMPQSLGVIGGKPNSAHYFIGYVGEELIYLDPHTTQPAVEPSDNSCIPDESFHCQHPPCRMSIAELDPSIAVGFFCNTEEDFNDWCQEIKKLSLLKGVLPMFELVEHQPSHFSSPDVLNLTPDSSDADRLERFFDSEDEDFEILSL